Proteins encoded together in one Impatiens glandulifera chromosome 1, dImpGla2.1, whole genome shotgun sequence window:
- the LOC124939638 gene encoding uncharacterized protein LOC124939638, with protein MVWNAIREICQIVNWAALVWSSKVIPRHFFILWLAFRGRLSTRDRILAYMDIPDANCVLCSGFAESIDHLLAMGIVIFPGSWEDIKVAAQVLSKGSIFHANVFKCGFAAIVYHLWAERNARVFGRVC; from the exons ATGGTTTGGAATGCTATAAGAGAAATATGTCAAATTGTCAATTGGGCTGCTCTCGTTTGGTCTTCAAAGGTTATTCCGAGGCATTTTTTCATCCTTTGGTTGGCTTTCCGTGGTAGACTTAGTACCCGTGATCGTATTCTTGCTTATATGGATATTCCGGACGCCAATTGTGTTCTTTGTAGTGGGTTTGCGGAGTCCATTGATCATCTTTTGG CCATGGGAATTGTGATATTTCCGGGGTCTTGGGAGGATATAAAAGTTGCTGCCCAAGTCTTATCTAAAGGTAGTATATTTCATGCTAACGTCTTTAAGTGTGGGTTTGCTGCCATCGTTTATCATTTGTGGGCCGAGAGAAATGCTAGAGTTTTTGGTAGAGTTTGTTGA